In Rhinoraja longicauda isolate Sanriku21f chromosome 6, sRhiLon1.1, whole genome shotgun sequence, the following proteins share a genomic window:
- the arhgdia gene encoding rho GDP-dissociation inhibitor 1, translating into MAEQEPTAEQLAAIAAENQESETALSYKAPAQKTLQEIEELDKDDESLRKYKEVLLGNRSKQIDPKIPNVQVIRLSLVCASAPLPLVLDLTGDLDKLKKNPFVLKEGVEYKIKISFKVNNEIVSGLKYIQSTSRKGIKIDSSDYMVGSYGPRDTEYEFLTTQEEAPKGLLARGSYSVKSFFTDDDKSDHLSWEWQLNIKKEWKD; encoded by the exons ATGGCAGAGCAGGAGCCAACCGCAGAGCAGCTGGCAGCCATTGCCGCTGAGAATCAGGAAAGCGAAACTGCATTGAGTTACAAAGCACCAGCACAGAAGACTCTGCAGGAGATCGAAGAGCTGGACAAAGATGACGAGAGCCTCAGGAAGTACAAAGaggttctgctgggaaaccgtaGTAAACAAATTG ATCCTAAGATTCCAAATGTTCAAGTGATCCGTTTATCATTGGTATGTGCATCTGCACCTCTGCCCTTAGTCCTGGATTTAACAG GTGACCTTGATAAACTTAAAAAGAATCCTTTTGTGCTGAAAGAGGGTGTTGAATACAAGATAAAAATTAGCTTCAAG GTTAACAACGAAATAGTTTCTGGGCTGAAATATATTCAGTCAACGTCGAGGAAAGGAATAAAAA TTGACAGCTCTGATTACATGGTTGGGAGTTACGGACCGCGGGACACTGAGTACGAGTTCCTCACAACACAGGAAGAAGCTCCCAAGGGCTTGTTGGCGAGGGGTAGCTACAGCGTCAAATCCTTCTTCACCGACGACGACAAATCCGATCACCTCTCCTGGGAGTGGCAGCTCAACATCAAGAAAGAATGGAAAGATTAA